Within the Sphingobium baderi genome, the region CCCAGGCCTATGGTAAGACCGCGACCTTCATGCCCAAGCCGATCGCACAGGACAATGGTTCGGGCATGCACACCCACATGTCGATCTGGGACGGGGGCAAGCCGCTGTTCGCGGGCGAAGGCTATGCCGGTCTGTCCGACATGTGCCTCTACTTCATCGGCGGCGTCATCAAGCACGCCAAGGCGCTGAACGCCTTCACAAACCCGACCACCAACAGCTACAAGCGCCTGGTGCCGGGCTTTGAAGCGCCCGTTCTGCTGGCCTATTCGGCGCGCAACCGTTCGGCCTCCTGCCGTATCCCCTACGGCGCGGGCGCCAAGGCGAAGCGCGTGGAATTCCGCTTCCCCGACGCGATGGCGAACCCTTATCTCTGCTACGCCGCGCTGCTGATGGCGGGCCTCGACGGCATCGAAAACAAGATCCATCCGGGTTCCGCGATGGACAAGAACCTCTATGACCTGCCGCCCGAAGAGCTGAGCCAGGTGCCGACCGTTTGCGCTTCGCTGCGCGAGGCGCTCGACTCGCTGGCAGCCGACTACGACTTCCTGCTGAAGGGCGACGTGTTCACCAAGGACCAGATCGACGCCTATCTCGAACTGAAGTGGCCGGAAGTGTATCGCTGGGAAATGGCGCCTTCGCCGGTCGAATTCGATATGTATTACAGCGCCTGATCGCTGTTACAGAGCAAACAGGAAACCCGGCTGCGAAAGCGGCCGGGTTTTTTGTTGGAGGGGCGGCTTGGGGTGCTTTTTTCGAAATGTGCGATTGTGGGAAGCGGCCGTTTTGCGGACTTTGCCGAAACATAAGCGTCCGTTCGCCTAAGTAGGGTCTGAGCCCTTCGACAGGTTCAGACAGGCCCGTTGAATATCCGTATCGAACGGTCTTGCGCGACATCAGTCCTTCGATACGCCACTTCGACTGCGCTCAGTGGCTATTCAGGATGAACGGGGAGGGACAGCGGACAGACCACGCATCCCGTGTCGTCCTACATGAGCACGGCATAACCATGATCGCTTCGGCCCTGTTCCGTCGACCGGATGTTCCACTCCGCCGGGACGCCGAATCAGCCGGGAATGGAAACGCCGAACAGCAACACCGGCTCACCCGGTGGCGACAGCGCGACATCGCCGCCTGCCTTCGTCACCAGCTCCCTCACCATCCAGGCGGCGGCGGTGCGCGATGCCAGTCCTTCCGGCGGCAGGGTGCCCGCCAGCGCCGAACGCAGGTCCGGGTCCAGCACCAGCTTGGGGCCCTCCGCCCGCACGACGATCTCCGTCACGCCGGTCCGCTGCTCCGCCCCGATGTCTAGCTGCCCGCCGCGCACCAGCGCATCGCCCGCAATCAGCGCGAGGTTGAGCAGGATCTTGACCGGCAGCTTGCCCAGCATATCGTCCTCGACCAGCCAGCCGACCTTGACGCGGCCGGCCGTGGCGAACATCCCTTCAATCGCGACGCGCGCTTCATGCGTCGGCACGGCATCGCCGAAACCGCCCGCCGATCCGAAGGCCAGACGGAAGAATTTGAGCTTGTTCGCCGACGTCTTCGCACTGTCCGACAACAGGTCCAGGCAGCGCTGGCGCATATCCGGGTCCGTTTCATCCGCCATCAGTTCCAGCCCGTTGTTCAGTGCGCCGACCGGGCTGAGCAGGTCATGGCACAGGCGCGAACAAAGCAGGCTGGCAAATTCGATGCTGTCGGTCGGATGGGTCATGAAGGATGGCTGCCGCTCAATTGGTTGAACATCTGGGGAATATCACGCTAATGCGCCGCCCAACCGGAGGATGCAAGCCCGGCTCACCCCCTTTCCCTCACATGATATCGAGCGCCGCTTCGGCAAAATGCACATTCCCCCCCTCGCCCGGCCCCGCGATCCAAAGCCGTGCCACGCCGTCCGCCACGATCAGCCACAGGCTGCCATCGGGGGCCGCACAGGCGGCGTCGGTAGCGGAAGGCACCGCGACCCCGCCCGGATGCGAGTGATAATGGCCGACGATCCTTGGTCCGCCAGCCCGTGCGGCTTTGTGCGCGGCGAGGAGGGCTGCGGGGTCCAGCTCAAAATGGCGGGACGGGTCGGCGGCGATATTGGCGCCGGGCCGGATCGCCTCGATCCGCCCTTCCGCGCCCAGCAGGAGGCCGCATATCTCATCCTTTCCGGCAGCGGCCAGGTGCAGGATCTGTTCCAGACATTCCCTTGAAATGGAGACTTTCATTCTTACATCCTTAGCAATGGGCGCGGGGGTTTCCATCATCGAAACGACGATCGGAGAGGCGCAGGCCGGGCTGCGGCTCGACCGCGCTCTGGCCGACCTGCTGCCCGATCTTTCGCGCGAGCGGCTGAAGGCGTTGATCCTGGAAGGCCAGGTCATAACCGATGGCCGGTCGCCCAATCCATCCATGAAGGTGGCCGCCGGACAGTCCTTCACCATCGCCCTGCCCCCGCCCGTCGAGGCGGAAGCCGTGGCGCAGGACATTCCGCTCAGCATCGCCTATGAAGATGCCGAGCTGATCGTCGTGGACAAGCCCGCCGGCCTCGTCGTCCACCCGGCGGCGGGCAATCTGGACGGCACGCTGGTCAATGCGCTGCTCCACCATTGCCGGGGCCAATTGTCAGGCATCGGAGGTGTTGCACGGCCCGGCATCGTTCATCGCATCGACAAGGATACTTCGGGCCTGTTGGTCGTTGCCAAGACGGACAAGGCCCATGAGGGACTCGCCCGCCAGTTCAAGGATCATAGCATCGACCGGCTTTATGCCGCCATCGTCTATGGGGTTCCGGCTCCGGGCAAAGGAACGGTGGATACATGGATCGGCCGATCCGACGCTGATCGAAAGAAGATGGCCGTTCATCGGGAAGGGCGCGGCAAACATGCCGTCACCCATTACCGCACGATGGAGCGGCTCGCGGGCGCGGCTCTGGTGGAATGCCGGCTGGAAACCGGGCGGACCCATCAGGTGCGCGTTCACATGGCCCATATCGGACACCCCTTGATCGGGGATCAGGTTTACGGTAGAGACAGGAAAGGTTTCAAATCAATACTGGAAACGATGGGTTTCAAAAGGCAGGCATTGCACGCAAAGGCGCTGGGGTTCATACACCCCTTAACAGGCGAAAGCCTGCGTTTTGAGAGTGTTTTGCCAGCCGATATGCAGGAACTGTTAAGTCAGCTCCACGTATAGAGGTTTGGAAAGTTTGCGACGGCGCCTGTGACGCCTCTTCTGGGTCCCGCCGCGCATGAAAGGGAAAGGTGAAGCGACATGGCTGACAAAAGCAATGTCCCAACGGTGCCGGCGCTGGGCGGTGAAGCCAGCCTGAACCGTTATCTGTCGGAAATCCGCAAGTTTCCGCTTTTGACTCCGGAGCAGGAGTATATGCTCGCCAAGCGGTATCAGGAACATCAGGATCCTGAAGCGGCGGCGCAGCTCGTGACGTCGCATCTGCGCCTGGTGGCGAAGATCGCGATGGGGTATCGCGGCTATGGCCTGCCGGTCAGCGAACTGATCTCCGAGGGCAATATCGGCCTGATGCAGGGCGTGAAGAAGTTCGAAGCCGATCGCGGTTTCCGCCTGGCGACCTATGCGATGTGGTGGATTCGCGCCTCGATCCAGGAATTCATCCTGCGGTCCTGGAGCCTCGTGAAGATGGGCACCACCGCCGCGCAGAAGAAGCTGTTCTTCAACCTGCGCCGGATGAAGAACAATATCGAAGCGTTCGAGGATGGCGACCTGCATCCCGATGACGTCAAGAAGATCGCGACCGATCTGGGCGTTTCGGAAGAAGATGTGGTCTCCATGAACCGGCGCATGGCGATGGGCGGCGACACGTCGCTCAACGTACCGATGCGCGAGGATGGCGAAGGCCAGTGGCAGGATTGGCTGGCCGACACCGATCCGCTGCAGGACGAACGCGTCGCCAACGAACAGGAGCGCGAGTTGCGCCACGACATGCTCGTGGAAGCGATGGACGACCTCAACGACCGGGAAAAACATATCCTGGCCGAACGGCGACTGGCCGAAGAGCCCAAGACGCTGGAGGAACTGTCGCAGGTCTACGGCGTAAGCCGTGAGCGCGTGCGCCAGATCGAGGTTCGGGCTTTCGAAAAGCTGCAAAAAGCGATGATGCGGATCGCCGGGGACAGACTCGGCAAGATGGCCCGGTTCGCAGCGGCCTGATCCTGTCGAACGATGAAGGAAAGCCCCGGAAATTCTCTGGGGCTTTTTCTTTGGCGCTGCGGGTCGGCGGCATGGCCGCGTTTCAAATCTCAAGACCCATGAAAAAGCTGTCCGGACCATAGGACGCGCGCTTGGCGGGAGCAATCCGGTCGGACATGTCCGCAAAGCCCTGCCGCTGCCAGAAGCTATCGGCGCCGTTGACGGCCATGAGCAGAATGCGGTTTTGGCCTGCTTCACGGGCCGCATCGACGACATGGCGCATCGCGGCCGATCCGGCGCCTCCCCCCTGCATATTGGGCAGAATCGCGAGGTCGTGCAGATAATAGCAATCCGCCTTTGCCGGCATGGCTCCCAGCAGCCTGTGCAATGCAGGCGGATCGGCCGCCATCCATGGATGGGTGATAAGATAACCCCGGACATGGCCGTCCTGTTCCAGCACGAAACATCCAGCGGGATAGAGCGTCAGCCTATCAGCATAGACATCCGCGCCTTCCGTGAAAGCGCCGTGCACCTGATCCGAAATAGCCGTCACGGCAGCAATGTCACCGGCCTTCATCGGCCTCCAGTTGGGGGACGCGCTCATGCCGCCAGCCCAGCCGCTTTGCGCGCCGCGCTCAATAGCTGATCGGAAAGGGCCGGGTCGCCGACAGCGCGCGCGAGCGACAAGGCTCCGACCCATTGAGACATGCGCGCCAGAGCCGCTTCCTGGCCGCCTTCCTGATCGGCTTCCTCAAGAATGGCAGCCAAGGCTTCGAAACCATGGCGAAAAGCGTCGGCCAGATCGCCTCCCTTGCGGGCCGCGTCAGGGCCAAGCGCGATGAGGGCGCAGCCTGTTTCAGGCGCGTCCCGGTTCCGCCCGCTCAGATAGTCGGCCGCGATGGCGTGCAATGCATTTCCCTCGCTCGTTTCAGCCACTATGCCCCGCCAGCGTTCGGCGCTTCGCATCAGGGACCGGGCGCAGGCTTCAACGGCCAGCCCATCCTTCGACGCGAACTGGTTATAGAAGCCGCCATGGGTCAGGCCACATTCGCGCATGACTTCGCCAATGGCGACGCCGTCTACACCACGCGCGCGAAACAGGCGTGAAGCGGCGTCCACCACCTTTTCCCTATTGCGCGTGGCCTGTTCCCGACTGACTTTCATGGCCGCCTTTCGTCAATTGGCCCTTGATCTTATATATGACATATATCATTTAACCGCAATCCGTGACTTCCCGGAGGAACTTCATGCTCTCCGCCCGTCTTGCGCGGCGATTTTCCGCGCGCAATGTGCATTATGGCTGGGCGGTGGCGGGCGCGACCTTCCTCACCATGCTGGTCGTTGCCGGGGCCGTGGGCGCGCCGGGCGTATTCATCGTTCCCCTGCAAAAGGAATTCGGCTGGAGCGCCGCTGATATTTCCGGCGCGCTGGCCATTCGCTTCCTGCTGTTCGGGGGCATGGGACCGTTCGCGGCGGCCTTCATGAATCGTTTCGGTATCCGTCGCATGATGCTGATTTCACTGGGCATTGTGGCCTGCGGAATGCTGCTTTCATTGGCCATGGACCGGATATGGCAGCTCTTCCTGCTGTGGGGCGTGGTGATCGGACTTGGCACGGGACTGACGGCCATGGTTCTGGGCGCGACGGTCGCGACGCGCTGGTTTTCCGAACGGCGCGGGCTGGTGATGGGCCTGCTTTCCGCCAGCACGGCGACGGGCCAGCTTGCCTTCCTGCCGCTGCTGGCAGGGCTGACGGAGAGCCATGGCTGGCGCATGGCGCTGCTGATGATCTGCGGCGCCATCCTGATTGCAGCCGTGGTCGTTTTCCTCATCATGCAGGATCGGCCTTCCGACCTTGGCCTTGCCCCCTATGGCGCGGGCGCCGTAGAACCCGCTCCGGTGCAGCCCGCCACATTGGGCGCGCTGTTGATGACGCCGATCGCGGTTCTGCGCGAAGCGGCCGGGGCGCCCGTTTTCTGGGTTCTGTTCTTCTCCTTCTTTGTCTGCGGCGCCAGCACCAATGGGCTGGTCCAGACCCATTTCATCGCCATGTGCGGGGATTATGGACTAGCCGCCGTCGGCGCCGCGTCCATGCTGGCGATGATGGGGCTGTTCGATTTCGGCGGGACATTGGCGTCGGGCTGGCTGTCCGACCGGTTCGACAATCGATGGCTGCTGTTCTGCTATTATGGCCTGCGAGGGCTTTCGCTGCTGTATCTGCCGTTCAGCGACTTTTCGCTCTACAGCCTGTCGATCTTCGCGATCTTCTATGGGCTGGATTGGGTGGCGACCGTGCCGCCGACCGTAAAGCTGACGGCCCGCCATTTTGGACCGGAAAAGACGAATATCGTTTTTGGATGGATATTTGCCGGGCATCAGCTCGGCGCGGCCAGCGCAGCCCTTGGCGGAGGCCTGTCACGGACGGTCTGGCAAAGCTATATGCCAGCGTTCGTGGCAGCGGGCCTGTTGTGCCTGATTGCGGCGGCGATGATATTGCTCATCCATCGCGGACGCCCCGAAAGGACGCTCGCCGCCGCTTGAACATGGGTGGCAGGGCGCGTTACGAGACCGTCATGACCGTAAAGCCCCCTTCATCGCGCCGCCGTTCCCGCTGGATCACCATTCCGTTCAAGATCGTGGGCGGCTTCGTGATTCTGTCGCTCCTGATGGTCGGCCTGTATCGTTTCGTGCCGCCGCCCGTGACGTGGACGATGCTGTTCGATCCCCACGGCTTCACCAAAGACTGGATGAGCCTGGATGAGATGGCGCCGAACATGGCGCGCGCCGCCATCGCGGCGGAGGACAGCCGTTTCTGTTCGCACCATGGCTTCGATGTCGATGCGATCGCCCAGGCCATGCGGCACAATGCCAGTGGAGGAAGGATCAGGGGCGGATCGACGATCAGCCAGCAGACGGCGAAGAATGTGTTCCTGATCCAGGGCGGCGGCTTTGTCCGCAAGGGGTTCGAGGCGTGGTTCACCGTGCTGATCGAAGCGATATGGGGCAAGCGGCGGATCATGGAGGTTTACCTGAACGTCGCGGAGACCGGGATCGGAACCTATGGCGCCAACGCGGGAGCGATGCGCTATTTTCACCATGACGCGAGCCGCCTGACGCGAGCCGAAGCAGCGCGGATCGCCGCCGTCCTGCCGCTCCCCAAGAAACGGGCAGCCGTCGCGCCGAGCGGCTTTACCCGCCGCTACGGCAACAGCATCGCCGCGCGGATCGGCGTAGTTCAGCGGGATGGACTGGATGGGTGCCTGCGGTGAGAAGGAAAGAGACGATGGCCCGCAACCTCGACGCCTTTGAACAATTCGGAGTTTGGACCACGCGATCGCCAGCGACCGTTCATGGCCTCTATCGTAACCTTCAGCCGGATTAGCTTCGTCGTCCCGCGAGCCTGATGCCCTGCGCTATTTACGGAACACCCGCGCCAGTTCCATCGGAATGAGCGGCTGTTCGCGGGGAAGGCCGCTGCGGATGGCGTCGCTCTGTTCTGTCGGATCGAAGCGCGTCCAGCCTGCCCGCGTCAGTTTTTCCAGAGGACGATAGCGGATCTTATATTGCATCCGCTGCGACCCTTCGACCCAATAGCCCAGATAGACATAGGGAAGGCCCGCGCGCGCCGCGCTCAGGATATGATCCATGATGATGAAGTTGCCGAGCCCCTTGCGATGTTCCATATCCGTGTCGAAGAAGCTGTAGATCATCGACAAGCCGTCGCCTTGCCGGTCGGTCAGGCACGCGCCCACCAGCCTGCCCGGACGGCCATCCTCACCCGGTTCGCGATATTCCATCACATGACTGTCGACGGGGGTCTGCTCGACCATGTCGGCAAAGTCCATCTCGTCCATTTCGGTCATGCCCCCGCCGGGGTGGCGCGCGGAGAGATAGCGCCGCAGCAAGGCGAACTGCTCCTCTGTCGACCATGGCTTGCAGGGGGTGACGACCAGATCCTCATTCTTCCGCAGCAATTTGCGCTGGGTCGCGTTCGGCTGGAATTCCTCCGCCACCACGCGCACCGACACGCAGGCCGAACAATCGGCGCAGCTGGGGCGATAAGCGACGTTCTGGCTGCGGCGAAAACCGATTCGCCCAAGCGCGTCATTGAGTTCCGAGGCGTTTTCGCCCGACAGTTCCGTGAACACCTTCCGCTCGCTCCTGCCCGGCAAATAAGGGCATGGCGACGGATTGGTCACAAAAAAGCGCGGAAAACGGAATGGCGCGCTCATGCTCCCCTCTCCCCCAGACCGCTATTGGACGAACGATTCATGGAAGGACTATGCCGCTCCAATCCATCCATGAAAAGATCATTTACCATGAAAACACGATGGACCGCCGCAAGTCAGGCAACCTCGATCGGGGCGACCTCATATCCCGCTTCGCGCAGGGCGGCGATCAGGCGCTGGAGATGCGTGCGGTCCCGCGTCTCGCACTCGACATCGAGGCTGAGACCCTTGGCCGGCAGGTTGGTGAAGATGCGCTGGTGCGACAGTTCGAGAATGTTGACCGCTTCCTGATCGAAGATGCGGGCGACATGGAAGAGCGCGCCCGGACGATCCTGCAACCGTATCCGCAGCCGCGCGAGCCGTCCCGAGCGCGCCAGATCGCGCAGCAGCACATTGGCGAGCAGGCGCGTGTCGATATTGCCACCTGTCAGCACCAGCCCGACATTGCGGCCCGCGAACATCTCGCGATGGGTAAGCAACGCGGCAAGGCCCGCCGCCCCTGCCCCTTCGACCACCGTCTTTTCGATCTGGAGCAGCAGGCTGACCGCCTCCTCCAGACAGCGCTCATTGACCAGCAGCACATCGTCGGCCAGCCGCTCGACAAAGCGGCGGGTCAGTTCACCGGGATGCTTGACGGCAATCCCCTCGGCCAGCGTGTCGCCATCGCAGACGAGATTCTCGCCCTTGATATAGTCATACATGGACGGATAAAGTTCCGCTTGCACCGCAACCAGGCTGATGTCGGGCTTCATCGCCTTGGCCGCCGTGCCCATGCCGGAAAACAGGCCGCCACCGCCGATGGGGATGACCAGCGTATCGATCTCCGGCGCCTGCTCCAGCATTTCGAGCGCGATGGTGCCCTGCCCGGCGATGATGTCCGGCTCATCAAAGGGATGGACGAAGGTCAGCCCTTCTTCCGCTTCCAGCTTGCGGGCGTGGGCATAGGCGTCGTCGAACTTCTCGCCGAACTGCACGACGCGCGCGCCATGGCCCTGCGTCTGCGTCACCTTCACCGTCGGCGTGGTGGTGGGCATGACGATGGTGACAGGCACGCCCAGCCGCTTGCCATGATAGGCAAGGCCCTGGGCATGGTTGCCTGCCGAAGCGGCGATCACCCCTTTGCGCTTCGCTTCATCGTCCAGTTGCAACAGGCGGTTTAGCGCCCCGCGCTCCTTATAAGCGGCGGTGAACTGGAGATTTTCGAACTTCAGGAACACCTTGCAGCCCAGCATGTCGGACAGCGTCTGGCTGATCAGCGTGGGCGTCTGAACGATCGAACCGGAAATGCGAACGCGCGCCGCAAGGATGTCGTCGACGGAAACGGGCAGCGGCAGGGCGCCTTCGATCTTGGTCAGAGTGTTCATGGCCTGCCCCCTATACGAAAATTAGGACGGAAGAAACTGGCACCGTCCCCAAACTGGCCCTATGGCTATGGAGCACGCACATAAAGTACGGGATTTATGGCTAACATCGCGTTTATCGGCCTGGGCGTCATGGGTGGCCCGATTGCGGGGCATCTGGCCAAGGCGGGGCATCAGGTGACCGTCTACAACCGCTCCATCGGCAAGGCGAAAAGCTGGACGGAAGCCTATGGCGGGGAAGTCGCCATCAGCCCGTCAAAGGCGGCGGAGGATGCGGAAATCGTCATCAGTTGCGTTGGAACCGACGACGACCTGTCACAGATCACGCTGGGGCGCGATGGCGTTTTCCGGGCCATGAAAGCGGGCAGTCTTTTCATAGATCATACAACGGTATCGGCGCGGATCGCCCGGCAGCTTTATGTCGAAGGGCAGAGTCTGGGGCTGCATTGCGTCGACGCGCCCCTGACCGGCGGGCAGATCGGCGCGGAAAACGGCAGGCTGTCCATCATGTGCGGCGGCGCGAAGCCCGCTGTCGCGGCGGCGCAGATCGTCATGCAGGCCTATGCCGCGCGGATCGTCCATGTCGGCGGGGCCGGCGCGGGACAGACGACGAAGATGGTCAACCAGATCTGTCTTGCGGGCACGCTGCAAGGCGTAGCCGAAGCGTTGCGCTTCGCGCAGGCCGCCAATCTGGATGTGGAGAAAATATATGAGGCCATTTCCGGCGGCGCGGCGCAAAGCTGGGTAATGGACAATCAATGGAAGACGATGGCACAGGACAGTTTCGATTTCGGCTTGTCGGTCGACTGGATGCGTAAAGACCTGGAACTGGCGCTGGACGAAGCGCGGGCCAATGGCGCGACTTTGCCGATGACGGCACTGGTCGATCAATTCTATGCCGATGTGCAGGCGATGGACGGGCATCGGCAGGACATCAGCGCACTGGTGCGGCGGATCACGCGGGCATGAAGGCTGGACTGCTGGCGGCATTGGCCGCGATCGCCCTGCCCATGCCTGCGCTGGCTTCGGGCGTGATCGACAATGTGAACGGCATCGCGCTCGACGCGCAGGGGCGGGTCGTGCACTTCAACGCCCTGCTGATCGACGATGAAGGCAAGGTCGAAAAACTGATCCAGGGCCGCTATCAGGAACCGCCCCCGCCCAAGCGCAAGAAGCGCAAGGGCGACGATACGCCCGCGCCCAAGCGGCTGGACTTCAAGCTGGATGGCGGTGGCAAGACACTGATCCCCGGCCTGATCGACGCGCATGGGCATGTGATGGGACTGGGCCTGTCGCTCGTCACGCTCGATCTTTCGGAGACGCGATCGCTGGCGGAGGCGCAGGTGAAGATCCGGGCCTATGCACAGGCCAGCCCAGGGCGGAAATGGATCATCGGTACGGGCTGGAATCAGGAGCAATGGGGTCTGGGGCGTTTCCCGACCGCTGCCGAACTGGATGCCGCCGTTTCCGACATTCCGGTCTGGCTGGAACGGGTGGACGGCCATGCGGGCTGGGCCAACAATCTGGCGCTGAAGGCCGCCGGAATCACGGCCGCGAGCAAGGCTCCACCAGGTGGGCGGATCGAGATGGATGCGGGCAAGCCTTCGGGCGTGCTGGTGGACAAGGCGATGGACCTGATGGCCCGCGTCGTGCCGCCGCCCGCGCCCAAGGATCGCGACATCGCGCTTGAAAAGGCGCAACAGACACTGCTGGCGGCGGGCATCACCGCCATCGCCGACATGGGCACGCGCATAGAGGACTGGCAGGCGTTTCGCCGCTCCGCCGACCGGGGGGCGCTGCGGGTGCGGATCATGTCCTATGCGATGGGGCTGGACAATATGGTGCTGATCGCCGGGCCGGAGCCGACGCCGTGGCTCTATGACGACCATCTGCGGATGGGCGGGGTCAAGCTGGTGCTGGACGGCGCTTTGGGATCGCGAGGAGCATGGCTGAAGGCGGATTATGCCGATGCGCCGGGGCAGCGGGGACTGGCGATGATCCCTTCGACCCAGCTTCGCAACATCATGAGCCGGGCGTCGATGGACAATTTCCAGATCGCCGTCCATGCCATAGGCGATGCGGCTAACAGCGAAGTGCTGGACGCGATCACTGAACTGGCGGAAACCTACAAGGGCGACCGGCGCTGGCGCGTCGAACACGCCCAGATCGTTTCGCCCGGCGATTTGCCGCGCTTCGGGCAGTTCGGGATCGTCGCATCGATGCAACCGATGCATGAAGCGTCGGACTGGCGCATGGCCACAGCGCGGCTGGGCGAGGCGCGGCTGAAAGGCGCCTATGCGTGGAAGGCGATGCTGGACAATCGCGTGCCGCTGGCCTTCGGATCGGACGTGCCGGTCGAAAATCCCAACCCTTTCCCCGGCATTGCCGTCGCCATGAGCCGCGAGGACGCGAAGGGCGAACCGGCTGGCGGGTGGATGCCGGAACAGCGCGTAAGCTTTGAAGCGGCGCTGGATGGCTTCACGCGGCAGGCGGCCTATGCCGGTTTCGCGGAGAAGCGGTTCGGCAGCCTGATCCCCGGACAACGGGCGGACTTCCTGCTGATCGACCGGGATATTTCCATGGCGCGCCCCGCCGATATTCGCGCAACGCAGGTGCTGGAAACCTGGATCGGCGGCAAGCGGGTCTATGTGAAGGGGCAATGACGCCCCTTCCCTGCGGCATCAAAGAACGTCGCCCGCCGCCTTGAAGGCATCCTCCAGCGTCGCGGGA harbors:
- a CDS encoding NAD(P)-dependent oxidoreductase, with the translated sequence MANIAFIGLGVMGGPIAGHLAKAGHQVTVYNRSIGKAKSWTEAYGGEVAISPSKAAEDAEIVISCVGTDDDLSQITLGRDGVFRAMKAGSLFIDHTTVSARIARQLYVEGQSLGLHCVDAPLTGGQIGAENGRLSIMCGGAKPAVAAAQIVMQAYAARIVHVGGAGAGQTTKMVNQICLAGTLQGVAEALRFAQAANLDVEKIYEAISGGAAQSWVMDNQWKTMAQDSFDFGLSVDWMRKDLELALDEARANGATLPMTALVDQFYADVQAMDGHRQDISALVRRITRA
- a CDS encoding amidohydrolase — its product is MKAGLLAALAAIALPMPALASGVIDNVNGIALDAQGRVVHFNALLIDDEGKVEKLIQGRYQEPPPPKRKKRKGDDTPAPKRLDFKLDGGGKTLIPGLIDAHGHVMGLGLSLVTLDLSETRSLAEAQVKIRAYAQASPGRKWIIGTGWNQEQWGLGRFPTAAELDAAVSDIPVWLERVDGHAGWANNLALKAAGITAASKAPPGGRIEMDAGKPSGVLVDKAMDLMARVVPPPAPKDRDIALEKAQQTLLAAGITAIADMGTRIEDWQAFRRSADRGALRVRIMSYAMGLDNMVLIAGPEPTPWLYDDHLRMGGVKLVLDGALGSRGAWLKADYADAPGQRGLAMIPSTQLRNIMSRASMDNFQIAVHAIGDAANSEVLDAITELAETYKGDRRWRVEHAQIVSPGDLPRFGQFGIVASMQPMHEASDWRMATARLGEARLKGAYAWKAMLDNRVPLAFGSDVPVENPNPFPGIAVAMSREDAKGEPAGGWMPEQRVSFEAALDGFTRQAAYAGFAEKRFGSLIPGQRADFLLIDRDISMARPADIRATQVLETWIGGKRVYVKGQ